The Micromonospora sp. Llam0 genome includes a window with the following:
- a CDS encoding helix-turn-helix transcriptional regulator produces the protein MTVGRPTPSLDPDGTCRDLLAACSPRTAPVATWLAGRCLRLLRTARNISQSHAGSTAGCSIAVIRAVENGTRTIRPAEMTALCDVYHPADDIKDGLQALISNFQPGWWDQFSTSVLSPPTRLYLALEDACTQTWQYQPAVVPGLLQTPKYAAAVLARTNLPPSVIAGRLQARLERQRRILAKRRRPRVDITIAESVLMRDIATPAEMREQIHFIADLANFETVRVRVLPSAARSPENRPATIFSIGSVGCAWRESGTSMEPANDRRYAVIRDATDTAALDTESSRKLILDAARRWDSKRNVIVRSSRNGATVGRRR, from the coding sequence GTGACCGTCGGCAGACCAACACCCAGCCTCGATCCGGATGGCACGTGCCGAGACCTGCTCGCCGCCTGCTCGCCACGAACCGCGCCGGTCGCGACGTGGCTCGCCGGTCGCTGCCTCCGGCTCCTGCGAACCGCGAGGAACATCAGCCAAAGCCACGCGGGATCCACCGCTGGTTGCAGCATCGCGGTCATCCGCGCCGTCGAGAACGGCACCCGCACCATACGACCCGCCGAGATGACGGCACTATGCGACGTGTACCACCCGGCAGACGATATCAAGGACGGGCTGCAGGCACTCATATCCAATTTCCAACCTGGCTGGTGGGATCAGTTTTCCACCTCAGTACTTTCACCGCCCACCAGGCTCTACCTCGCGCTGGAAGACGCGTGCACCCAAACCTGGCAGTACCAGCCGGCCGTTGTTCCCGGGCTGCTCCAAACGCCCAAGTACGCCGCAGCGGTGCTCGCCCGCACCAACCTCCCGCCATCAGTGATCGCCGGACGTCTCCAGGCACGACTTGAACGGCAGCGGCGGATACTGGCCAAGCGCAGAAGGCCACGTGTCGACATCACGATCGCCGAATCAGTGCTGATGCGGGACATCGCAACGCCGGCCGAGATGCGCGAGCAGATCCACTTCATCGCCGATCTGGCCAACTTCGAAACCGTGCGCGTACGAGTCCTCCCATCGGCTGCCCGTTCACCTGAGAACCGGCCGGCGACGATTTTCAGCATCGGGTCGGTGGGCTGCGCTTGGCGTGAATCGGGCACCAGCATGGAGCCCGCCAACGACCGCCGCTACGCAGTAATCCGCGACGCCACCGACACTGCCGCTCTCGATACGGAGTCCTCCCGGAAGCTGATCCTAGACGCAGCAAGGCGTTGGGATTCCAAAAGGAACGTCATCGTGCGCAGTTCCAGGAATGGAGCGACGGTGGGGAGGAGAAGGTGA
- a CDS encoding family 43 glycosylhydrolase — protein MTYDVNRRALLRGGLGFAAAGLTGLAGGLAAGAGRPDVAAAAPTAGNTPGPVGAPTDAQVYGVPTIDPLVEQRADPFVTYPVAGMYYFTGSVPEYDRIVVRGASTIAGLATAAETVIWRRPASGRMGGHIWAPELHRIDGKWYVYFAAGDSDNVFRIRMYVLESPLDDPRDPTGWQLRGQIVTEWDSFALDATTFHHHGRRYLVWAQGEPEIAVNSSLYIAELADPWTLKTKPVRIATPTRPWEVQGYAVNEGAAVIVRNGRVFMTFSASATDSRYCMGLLTADASADLLDHRSWTKTPDPVFVTNEQTSRYGPGHNSFTVAEDSMTTMLVYHARDYRDITGDPLYDPNRHARVQKLYWDADGNPLFGIPVGEGGPIVRLSPADTTRDAFVRHDGATVLVDTDSRRLADTQFRIGAGLAGADTVSIQSVDRPGHYLRAVNGTVRLDPAADGAEFAAQASFYRIARVNGRVSLRLAGVPAAFVRHEDGQLTIGPAAGAQSAFRLS, from the coding sequence ATGACGTACGACGTGAACCGGCGTGCCCTGCTGCGCGGCGGCCTGGGCTTCGCCGCTGCCGGCCTGACTGGTCTGGCAGGCGGGCTGGCGGCCGGCGCCGGGCGGCCGGACGTGGCCGCCGCCGCACCGACCGCCGGCAACACCCCCGGCCCGGTCGGCGCACCCACCGACGCGCAGGTGTACGGCGTACCGACGATCGACCCGCTCGTCGAGCAGCGGGCCGACCCGTTCGTCACCTACCCGGTCGCCGGCATGTACTACTTCACCGGCTCGGTGCCCGAGTACGACCGGATCGTGGTGCGCGGCGCGTCCACCATCGCCGGGCTGGCCACAGCGGCCGAGACGGTGATCTGGCGACGGCCGGCCAGCGGCCGGATGGGCGGCCACATCTGGGCGCCGGAACTGCACCGCATCGACGGCAAGTGGTACGTCTACTTCGCCGCCGGCGACTCCGACAACGTGTTCCGGATCCGGATGTACGTGCTGGAGTCCCCACTGGACGACCCCCGGGATCCGACCGGCTGGCAACTGCGCGGTCAGATCGTCACCGAGTGGGACAGCTTCGCCCTGGACGCCACCACGTTCCACCATCACGGCCGGCGGTACCTGGTCTGGGCCCAGGGCGAGCCGGAGATCGCGGTCAACTCCAGCCTGTACATCGCCGAGCTGGCCGACCCGTGGACGCTGAAGACCAAGCCGGTGCGGATCGCCACCCCGACCCGCCCATGGGAGGTGCAGGGCTACGCGGTCAACGAAGGCGCGGCGGTGATCGTCCGCAACGGACGGGTGTTCATGACCTTCTCGGCCAGCGCCACCGACTCCCGCTACTGCATGGGCCTGCTCACCGCCGACGCCAGCGCCGACCTGCTCGACCACCGCTCGTGGACGAAGACCCCCGACCCGGTCTTCGTCACCAACGAACAGACCAGCCGGTACGGCCCCGGGCACAACTCGTTCACCGTCGCCGAGGACAGCATGACCACCATGCTGGTCTACCACGCGCGTGACTACCGGGACATCACCGGCGACCCACTGTACGACCCGAACCGGCACGCCCGGGTGCAGAAGCTCTACTGGGACGCCGACGGCAACCCGCTGTTCGGCATCCCGGTCGGCGAGGGCGGGCCGATCGTGCGGCTCTCCCCCGCCGACACCACCCGCGACGCGTTCGTCCGCCACGACGGCGCGACCGTGCTGGTCGACACCGACTCCCGACGGCTGGCCGACACCCAGTTCCGGATCGGTGCCGGGCTGGCGGGGGCGGACACGGTGTCGATCCAGTCGGTCGACCGGCCCGGACACTACCTGCGGGCGGTCAATGGCACGGTCCGCCTCGACCCGGCCGCCGACGGTGCCGAGTTCGCCGCCCAGGCGAGCTTCTACCGGATCGCCCGGGTGAACGGACGCGTCTCGCTACGCCTCGCCGGGGTCCCGGCGGCCTTCGTACGCCACGAGGACGGGCAGTTGACCATCGGTCCCGCCGCCGGGGCGCAGTCAGCCTTCCGGCTCAGCTGA
- a CDS encoding helix-turn-helix transcriptional regulator, translating into MVVDDHAGAAVARRRIGRLLADLRAKATNPDGSPITAEQAAAHIERARPTYYKMEHGLPGVVIKRLEVQGLCDLFGATDEQRRTLLALAEVSKVKGWFHPYSDILPTNFDIYIGLEQAASAIIAYEAERVHGLLQTEDYAREMLRIPGTDGRIRDNAEIERRVQVRMRRQEVLTRDVEPTHMEWIVGQSVLLRPTASPAVMAKQLLHIITLSELPNVSVCVVPFDAGLHQGIVTGPFAMLRFADNSEPPTVYVDGFMGHLLVNKPAEVDRFESVITAIRSCALNKTASKKIIHQRAKELSGA; encoded by the coding sequence GTGGTGGTCGACGATCATGCGGGCGCTGCCGTCGCCAGACGACGCATCGGAAGGCTGCTCGCTGACCTGCGCGCCAAGGCGACGAACCCGGATGGCAGCCCGATCACCGCAGAACAAGCCGCCGCACACATCGAGCGGGCTCGCCCGACCTACTACAAGATGGAACACGGCCTGCCTGGCGTCGTGATCAAAAGACTTGAGGTCCAGGGTCTATGCGACTTGTTCGGCGCCACCGACGAGCAACGGCGCACCCTCCTGGCGCTCGCGGAGGTCAGTAAAGTTAAAGGTTGGTTCCATCCCTACTCAGACATCCTGCCAACCAACTTCGACATATACATCGGACTGGAACAAGCAGCGTCCGCGATCATCGCCTACGAAGCAGAGCGAGTACACGGCCTCCTGCAAACGGAAGACTATGCCCGAGAAATGCTACGCATCCCGGGAACCGACGGGCGCATCCGGGACAACGCCGAGATCGAACGCCGAGTGCAAGTCCGAATGAGACGGCAAGAGGTTCTAACCCGAGACGTCGAGCCGACACACATGGAATGGATCGTCGGCCAATCGGTCCTGCTGCGCCCCACGGCCTCCCCAGCCGTGATGGCCAAACAGCTCCTGCACATCATCACACTCAGCGAGCTTCCCAACGTCTCGGTGTGCGTCGTCCCCTTCGACGCGGGACTACACCAGGGAATCGTGACCGGGCCGTTCGCGATGCTACGGTTCGCCGACAACTCCGAGCCACCGACCGTCTACGTGGATGGATTCATGGGGCACCTGCTCGTCAACAAACCGGCAGAGGTCGACCGATTTGAATCAGTCATCACCGCTATCCGCAGCTGCGCCCTCAACAAAACCGCATCCAAGAAGATCATCCACCAAAGAGCCAAGGAGCTATCCGGTGCCTAA
- a CDS encoding DUF2637 domain-containing protein, translated as MVVVRSRTDRILTAVTVVCVAGLAAVAGTISFAHMYELATAHDQHGWKAFAFPISVDGLEIVAALYMVVQRRGGRRTGWLPWVALVVGTAASLAANIAVGGDSVVGKVLAGWPALSMLIAVKLLFSMIDHGEEGQRTVPDGPLTSADRPPTFGTVPPEASDGGQPSVKVADGRSGRAGTAGVDAADRTDGLASGQPSGTDVRGESTDARSLAHLLPAARVARAALAGMGRPLSRDALAETMRGDGHGVSNQRASLLLKILQTEDAIAVVEDVGRLDGQTRPIGDRGVPPRPAKALSRSTGHPQPQPTTEAGPLG; from the coding sequence GTGGTCGTGGTGAGGAGCCGTACGGATCGGATCTTGACGGCCGTGACCGTGGTGTGTGTCGCGGGGCTGGCCGCCGTCGCCGGGACGATCTCGTTCGCGCACATGTACGAGCTGGCGACCGCGCACGACCAGCACGGGTGGAAGGCGTTCGCGTTCCCGATCAGCGTCGACGGGCTGGAGATCGTCGCCGCGCTGTACATGGTGGTGCAGCGTCGCGGGGGACGGCGGACGGGGTGGTTGCCGTGGGTCGCCTTGGTGGTCGGCACCGCCGCGAGCCTGGCCGCGAACATCGCGGTCGGTGGTGACAGCGTGGTCGGCAAGGTTCTGGCCGGCTGGCCGGCTCTGTCGATGCTCATCGCAGTGAAGCTGCTGTTCAGCATGATCGACCACGGCGAGGAAGGTCAGCGGACCGTCCCGGACGGTCCGCTGACGTCCGCTGACCGTCCCCCAACGTTCGGGACGGTGCCCCCGGAAGCCTCGGACGGCGGCCAGCCGTCCGTGAAGGTGGCGGACGGCCGTTCCGGCCGAGCCGGGACGGCCGGAGTCGACGCGGCCGACCGGACGGACGGACTTGCGTCAGGACAGCCGTCCGGGACGGACGTACGGGGGGAGTCGACAGATGCACGGTCCCTCGCACATCTGCTTCCGGCAGCTCGGGTCGCTCGCGCGGCGCTCGCGGGCATGGGCCGTCCGCTCTCGCGGGATGCTTTGGCCGAGACGATGCGGGGTGACGGGCATGGGGTCTCCAACCAACGGGCGTCGCTGCTGTTGAAGATCCTTCAGACAGAGGATGCGATCGCGGTGGTGGAGGATGTGGGCCGGCTGGATGGCCAGACTCGCCCGATCGGAGATCGAGGTGTTCCGCCGCGCCCAGCCAAGGCTCTGAGTAGATCGACGGGCCATCCGCAGCCCCAGCCGACGACCGAAGCAGGCCCGCTCGGCTGA
- a CDS encoding helix-turn-helix domain-containing protein, with the protein MLGEMVRAYRRRQGISQEELADAAGLSVRGIRKIEAGRTSTPRPATVRLLADALDLTGGERDRFISMATGVPLAPDATVPRQLPADVHGFTGRRAQLDELDAALPTDSSCPSTVVISAIGGTAGVGKTHPGMWHTFFVAYSPV; encoded by the coding sequence GTGCTCGGGGAGATGGTGCGGGCATACCGGCGTCGGCAGGGCATCTCGCAGGAGGAGCTGGCCGACGCTGCAGGCCTCAGCGTTCGCGGAATCCGCAAGATCGAAGCAGGCCGTACCAGTACGCCCCGGCCCGCGACCGTCCGGCTGCTCGCCGACGCGCTCGATCTCACCGGCGGCGAACGGGACCGCTTCATCAGCATGGCGACCGGCGTACCGCTCGCCCCCGACGCCACGGTGCCACGGCAGCTTCCCGCCGACGTCCACGGCTTCACCGGACGTCGTGCCCAACTGGACGAACTCGACGCCGCACTGCCCACCGACAGCAGCTGTCCGTCCACGGTCGTAATCTCTGCTATCGGCGGCACCGCCGGCGTCGGCAAGACCCATCCCGGAATGTGGCATACATTTTTCGTCGCTTACAGCCCAGTTTGA
- a CDS encoding DUF397 domain-containing protein, translating to MPNKYDSLTSEAIESARFRKSSRSDNSGSCVEVADGLASIHGVVLVRDSKDVGGPVLAVDGNSWKHFVARIPTFRK from the coding sequence GTGCCTAACAAGTACGACTCGCTCACGAGCGAAGCGATCGAGTCCGCGCGGTTCCGGAAATCCAGCCGCTCCGACAATAGTGGCTCATGTGTTGAAGTTGCCGACGGACTTGCCTCCATTCATGGCGTAGTGCTCGTGCGTGACAGCAAGGACGTCGGTGGTCCGGTCCTCGCTGTCGACGGCAACTCGTGGAAGCACTTCGTGGCCAGAATACCCACCTTCCGAAAGTAA